Proteins from a single region of Hordeum vulgare subsp. vulgare chromosome 6H, MorexV3_pseudomolecules_assembly, whole genome shotgun sequence:
- the LOC123404756 gene encoding probable potassium transporter 16, giving the protein MAMGSARSSLEIVPHSGGDVEVPPADVPRQDSLYRDATRPAHGGHHGQDNWVRTLRLGFQCVGILYADLGTSPLYVFSNTFKYGVGHEDDVLGVLSLIIYSFLLFAMVKIIFIALYANDDGDGGTFALYSLISRYARVALIPNQQAEDDLVSTHRYLSATGRRAQWMKNLLETSKPAKLTLFFLTIFATALAISDCMLTPPISVLSAVNGLKLRAPHLTTDQIVWITVGILILFFAVQHLGTDKIGYTFAPLVVVWLLLIAGIGLYNLIKYDIGTLRAFNPKYIFDYFRRNKKKGWVSLGEILLCFTGTEALFADLGYFSIKSIQLSFSFGLLPSVLLTYIGQAAYLRKHLDMQISNAFFNSIPSTLFWPTFVLALLASVIGSQAMVSCAFATMSHLQTLSCFPRVKILHTSRRYSGQLYIPEVNFFLCVASCIVTLSFRTTGFIAKAHEICVALVMVITTLLMTIVMLLVWKVNIWWIAAFFAVFMSTETVYLSAVLYKFTQGPYFPLAMSAVLMVIMIVWHYVHVKRYKYELQHTVSPDEVRHLLERHDLKRVPGLGLFYTELVQGIPPIFPHLIEKIPTVHSVIVFISVKHLPIPHVDVQERFLFRQVEPKESMVFRCVARYGYRDTLEMAGDFVATLVEYLQYYVRDLSLYCTAEPLRTSYPSIRIDSFRWEKKPSGHGHGIHAEEMLTPIQSFSELTMHQVGMSNRLPQFQTAKMNLEEMLRIEEDQKLIQREVDNGVVYILGETEVVAKPHSNLLKKIAVNYIFDFLRKNSRKGEKMLSIPRGQLLKVGITYEI; this is encoded by the exons ATGGCGATGGGCAGCGCGAGGAGCAGCCTGGAGATCGTGCCGCACAGCGGCGGCGACGTCGAGGTGCCGCCGGCGGACGTGCCGCGGCAGGACTCGCTCTACCGCGACGCCACCAGGCCCGCCCACGGCGGCCACCATGgacag GACAACTGGGTGAGGACGCTGCGGCTGGGATTCCAGTGCGTGGGCATCCTCTACGCCGACCTCGGGACGTCGCCGCTCTACGTCTTCTCCAACACCTTCAAGTACGGCGTCGGGCACGAGGACGACGTGCTGGGCGTCCTCTCCCTCATCATCTACAgcttcctcctcttcgccatggtCAAGATCATCTTCATCGCGCTCTACgccaacgacgacggcgatg GGGGAACGTTCGCCCTCTACTCGCTGATCTCGCGGTACGCGAGGGTGGCGCTGATCCCGAACCAGCAGGCGGAGGACGACCTCGTTTCTACCCACCGATATCTGTCGGCGACGGGGAGGAGGGCGCAGTGGATGAAGAACCTGCTGGAGACGAGCAAGCCGGCAAAGCTCACGCTCTTCTTCCTCACCATCTTCGCCACGGCGCTCGCCATCAGCGACTGCATGCTAACCCCTCCCATCTCCg TACTATCGGCAGTCAACGGCCTGAAACTGAGAGCGCCTCACCTGACAACAG ATCAAATAGTCTGGATCACAGTGGGTATTCTGATACTGTTCTTCGCGGTGCAACACCTCGGGACCGACAAGATCGGTTACACGTTCGCTCCGCTCGTCGTCGTGTGGCTTCTCCTCATCGCCGGTATCGGGCTTTATAACCTGATCAAGTACGATATCGGCACCCTGAGGGCATTCAACCCCAAGTACATCTTCGACTATTTCCGGAGGAACAAGAAGAAGGGATGGGTTTCGCTCGGTGAAATCCTTCTTTGCTTTACAG GCACGGAAGCCCTCTTTGCTGATCTAGGATACTTCAGCATAAAGTCCATTCAG CTGAGCTTTAGCTTTGGCTTACTCCCATCCGTCCTGCTCACTTATATCGGGCAAGCAGCTTACCTCAGGAAGCACCTGGATATGCAAATATCCAACGCTTTCTTCAATTCCATTCCAA GCACTTTGTTCTGGCCGACGTTCGTTCTCGCGCTTCTGGCTTCGGTCATCGGGAGCCAAGCCATGGTCTCGTGCGCCTTCGCGACCATGTCACATCTGCAAACGCTTAGCTGCTTCCCGAGGGTGAAGATACTGCACACGTCACGGCGTTACTCGGGCCAACTGTACATCCCTGAAGTCAACTTCTTCCTTTGCGTGGCTTCCTGTATCGTCACCCTAAGCTTCAGGACAACCGGTTTCATCGCCAAGGCACATG AGATCTGCGTGGCtcttgtgatggtgatcacgacgcTCCTGATGACGATCGTGATGCTCCTGGTGTGGAAGGTGAACATCTGGTGGATCGCCGCCTTCTTCGCCGTCTTCATGTCCACGGAGACCGTCTACCTGTCGGCGGTGCTGTACAAGTTCACCCAGGGCCCCTACTTCCCGCTGGCCATGTCGGCGGTGCTCATGGTGATCATGATCGTGTGGCACTACGTGCACGTGAAGCGCTACAAGTACGAGCTCCAGCACACGGTGTCGCCCGACGAGGTGAGGCACCTCCTCGAGCGCCATGACCTCAAGCGGGTCCCGGGCCTCGGCCTCTTCTACACGGAGCTGGTGCAGGGCATCCCGCCCATCTTCCCCCACCTCATCGAGAAGATCCCCACCGTCCACTCCGTCATCGTCTTCATCTCCGTCAAGCACCTGCCCATCCCGCACGTCGACGTCCAGGAGCGCTTCCTCTTCCGGCAGGTGGAGCCCAAGGAGAGCATGGTGTTCCGCTGCGTCGCTCGCTACGGCTACCGGGACACCCTCGAGATGGCCGGTGACTTCGTGGCCACCCTCGTCGAGTACCTCCAGTACTATGTCCGGGACCTCAGCCTCTACTGCACGGCCGAGCCGCTCAGGACGAGCTACCCTAGCATTCGGATCGACAGCTTTAGGTGGGAGAAGAAGCCCTCGGGGCATGGGCATGGCATCCATGCCGAGGAGATGCTTACACCCATCCAATCCTTCTCTGAGCTCACAATGCATCAAGTTGGTATGAGCAACCGGCTGCCGCAATTTCAG ACGGCCAAGATGAACCTAGAGGAGATGTTGAGAATTGAAGAGGACCAAAAGTTGATCCAACGGGAGGTGGATAATGGTGTGGTGTACATACTTGGGGAGACTGAAGTGGTGGCCAAGCCTCACTCCAACCTCCTTAAGAAGATTGCCGTCAACTACATCTTCGATTTCCTACGGAAGAACTCTCGGAAAGGGGAGAAGATGTTGTCCATTCCACGCGGGCAACTCCTTAAGGTTGGTATCACATATGAAATATAA